AAGACTAATATTCCGGATGGAGAAATTAATGTGGCGCCCATCTGGAATACGGTGCAGGGAGTGGTTTCTTTTGATTTTCCTGCAACTATCGGAGGAAAGGTAATCCATAATCTGAAGTTGACCTTTGCAGACGGTGTGGTAACGGAAGTACAGGCAGATGACAATGTGGACTTTGTAAAACAGATTATTGCCACCGATGAGGGGGCTAATCGTATAGGTGAGTTTGCGTTTGGGACAAATCCATATGTTAATGTGTGTACAACAGATATATTGATTGATGAAAAGATTTTTGGCACGATTCATATGGCGCTTGGAAGACCGTATGATAATGCGTATTATTCGTCCATCCACTGGGATATTATTAAAGATATGCGCAAAGGTGGAAGCGTGACGGTGGACGGAAAAGAGATTTACAGAGATGGGAAATTTTTGATATAACTCCATGTATAACAAAGTCTCCCCGGCAAATGAGCCGGGGAGTTTTTCGGTGATGCATGTTGCTTTAATGGTTATGCAGTGGGAGAACTGACGTTATCAGGTGAACTGTGCTTTTTCTTCAATTCTTCAAGCTGTGCACGAAGCGCAGCAAGTTCACCTTTCAACTCACTGTTTTGCGTTTCCAGTTCGTCAATTCGTATCCGGTATTTGTCATTTGGCAATTCTATGGCGCCTGGCAGTAATGGTTTCATTTGCTCGCCTCCGTTTTTTTGATAATACAACACAATGTTTTCATACAGAAGATTCGTGAGCTCAACTAACTGATTGGCATCGTCTCTGGTAATGTTGCCGACCATCAGATTCGCTTTTATACTATTTAGTATATCAGATTCAACGATCTCTTTCAACTTCTGAAATTTATCAGGTGAGAAAATTTTTGATTTCCTGCTGTCCAGAAGCAGCCTGCGCAGGCGCAGTACCTGGAAAGGGATAAGTACGATCAGCTTTTTTCTGTTTAGCTCGGCCAGTGGATGACGGAGGTAAACATAATTTTTTACTTTATAATCAAACGTTCCTTGACCGGCAAAATGTATATGTATGACGCTTTCCTCCGGAACATTTTCCTGCTCACTGAGGTAAACGATGACCGGTTCTGGAAAACACAGAGAAAGATGGTCGCTGCGTGTTTCCAGAGCATGGTAAAAGCCGTACTCGAAAGCACGGAGGACAATAGACTTATCATATGTCATCTGTGCCTCAAGATGATAGTGATACTCTCCGGCGACAGTAATAAAAATATCCGCAAACCGGTGTTCCAGAGCAGCGTTTGTTGATTCACGGTTATTGTATATAATACTGCTGCCAGGGGAATGGTCTGTATCAAATAAACCATTAATAAGTAATATAATGGCGGCATCAGATAGTGAAAAAATTCTTTTAAAAATACGGTCAAAAACCTGATTGGTTATTTCCATAGGCAAACTCCTTTTTATTCATAAAAGTTTTTTATGTTAGCATGCGTATACGCGAATTCGTGGCGATTAGCCGGATCTTTTGAAATGTATCTATATGATA
This is a stretch of genomic DNA from Marvinbryantia formatexigens DSM 14469. It encodes these proteins:
- a CDS encoding bZIP transcription factor; protein product: MEITNQVFDRIFKRIFSLSDAAIILLINGLFDTDHSPGSSIIYNNRESTNAALEHRFADIFITVAGEYHYHLEAQMTYDKSIVLRAFEYGFYHALETRSDHLSLCFPEPVIVYLSEQENVPEESVIHIHFAGQGTFDYKVKNYVYLRHPLAELNRKKLIVLIPFQVLRLRRLLLDSRKSKIFSPDKFQKLKEIVESDILNSIKANLMVGNITRDDANQLVELTNLLYENIVLYYQKNGGEQMKPLLPGAIELPNDKYRIRIDELETQNSELKGELAALRAQLEELKKKHSSPDNVSSPTA